The Lutra lutra chromosome 1, mLutLut1.2, whole genome shotgun sequence genomic sequence CTTGAATAATaagtttttgtatatatatattttgttcagCATTTCCTGGGTGCTAGATGTATACTTAAGCATAGATGATTAAGCCACTGAAAAAGATCTCTTTTTGTTAATAACACATCAGAATTTCTCGTCTTCCAATTCGTGGTGATTATGTGTGCATGAACACATAAGATCTATAGAGATTATGACCTGTACAATGCTTGgtcttaaattaatataaaaaccaTGATACTGGACAGTATAACTTATTCAGTAAGCATTCTAAATCAGTAATAAAAGTTGGTCtaattatttccatttgtgtTATATAAAATAAGTTAGATAAACATTGCCAgcagattattttaaatgcaaaaaaggCCACTTAGATATTACCTTATAGTTTGCTTCTACTTGCAAGTTTCAAAGAAGTGCattcttataaattaaataaatatgttcctTGGATTTAATTCCCCaaatttaaatacttaataaGTCAAGCTTTTTCATCAATAATAAATCATACTCTAACCAATTAAACCAAAATGATAGTCTTTTTTGATAGGATTGCAGATGATTTTCTGGGTTGTGAGACTTATGTTATTAAGTTAGGCACCCTTCAAGTTCTTAGTGGTTGTTAACAGCCCACTCCTTTGTTGATTTAACAAAGATAGCATGCCCACTAGGCGCAAACACTTTCCCGGGGAATGGAGGAACAAAGACAAACCATGTATCATTCTTGCGCTGTTGTAGCTTACAGAAGAGCTGTTTGGGGTTCAAGAATCCATAAAagatattttctataaataaacaTCAAAAAAGCTAAATCTCTgggaagaataaaaagataaaaagtgtcACTTCTGATTAAGATTTATTTCTAAATGCACTAATAAAATTCAAAGGCACCTCTGGCTCTTAAGTGCAAACTATTCAGTTCAAACTATTAGAGCTGATGGTAAGCAGGACATTGGTtaatcaattttctaatttatcttcCGTTGTGATATTCTTTACTTGGCATTGTGACTGAAATGTTAAAAAGCTAATAAACAGCCTTTGGAAAAGGAATCAGACTAGAAGACCACAtgcacactgtgtgtgtgtgtgtgcatgtgtgtgtctgtagatagagccagagggagagagagaaagaatgtgagagGATCACTGTTTTATTCCTGTTGGTATCTTTGGTTGAAACATGCACAGTTTGGCTTCAGAGAATaattcctttaaagaaaataattcatcaaTATTTAAGTTGTATTCtcttaaaaaagtagaaaagcttCTGTAAAAGTTACtgatataaaatgatttttgaagCCAACCAAATAACTAATTTCTATTTTCgttggagaagagaaaggaatgaaaaacaaaaaattggctGTCACACAATAATAAATTTTATCTGCATTCAAGATGTTCCTTAGAAATAGTAAATAAACTCTGATTAAGACTTGTTTTCACCcgtttttctctctgccttcgaTTGCAAAACCAAACTCTTActacttctttctcaagattcaGTTCTTCAGCCATTCGCATGATCTCTTGAGAGGAAGGTTTATTCTGTTCTCCGAAGTGCCTCTCCAGAGCATCTTTAGCAGCAATACTGAGGGGAGGGGCGTAGAGAAAGAAGGGTGAGATGATAGTGTTTTTATGATGTTTTGGCAGATCAAAATTAAGTAATGTTGAATATACTAGATATCAACATTAATACCATTTAAAGACTTTGAAAACCCTTCCAAAGCGTCAACAAAGCTAAATATGCAGTCTGTAGAATATTTAGATGCTTGTCTTAAGCAGGGTATGCTGAGCCAAGTAACAAGAGGAAAGTAGTAAGGTGTTCTGGGCTTTCTGTATTTATCCCACTTTGTGCCACTAGAGGGCACTGATTTcctaaaaaggaaatgaacactAGTGCAGGCATTTCTAAATGTCTCTCAGAAATCATttgttatttacaatagacaaagTGTTTAGTGAACTCATCGaccaaaacaaaacctgtatTTTAGAATTTCCTCTGTAATTTTCACACAAATTACCAAAAGATCAACAATCTTTCTGGTATGAAATACAAGGTATCATGTTGGACTTTAAGAGACTGAAACACTGATGACTAGTTTTGCTGTTTTTAATAACATAGATACCAAGTTGCCAGAGCAACATGTATCGAAAAGGACAGCAGAAATGATCACTCTTTGTAAAAGTGATTGTTCAGTTTGTATTTTATCTAAGACTTGTAGAGCAAGTGTTCTTGAATCAAATAACCTACTGTTCTATCAAATGTTAAGAATTACTAGCTTTCCCTTTCTCACTACTAAATTACTAAATTATGCTTTTTCACCAATCTTGTTTTTTTCAGTTGACTCTACTCACCATACATTTATGTTTTGTTACCTATATTATCCTCACTCttctgtttatattatatattccatCTCCTCTGAATGTTTTAATATCTCAATACCTTATTGTTGTTCTtcgcttcctttttctttcatttgctccCACTTTTTCATTGTACAAAGCTGTAatgtggggaaaagagaaatgattacaaaaacaaagcaggttaaaaaaaatcagatttgagtttcaaattttctttgtaaAGTAATGCAAAATAAAGTCACTATACATTTTTGTCTTAGATTTTTACACTCTACATTATTTTATAGTACAAGACCAAGATACAAATGTTAATGCAGAAATATTAACTTTGCATAGACAACTGTCTATTAGTGATATTCTGACCATACTTTTCTTGGAACACTTGCTTTAAATGCTTTCAAGCCTTGCTTTTTATCCAGCCTTCTTATTAGTTGAGTAgataattttattacattagCAATTGCTAACTTACTTGGAAGACTGGTGTGCACAAATGCTCTGGTTACAGTAATATCGGGTTATAAAAATTCATGTATGATCACTACAGTTTCGAACAGAGCCAGAAAATCTggatgtgttaaaaaaaaaatcatttcaccaCTTCACGCCTCTGCCACATTATCCAGAAAGCGTCCTTATGCAGCTTCTTTTCTCACTATATTTACCTTCTCAAGAAACTTATTTCTGTACATGCATGAGCTTCCCTCTTTTCGGgaatatgaaacatttatttttcatctgaaagagaaaaaagccaaCTAAACTGCAAACCTCTCTGCTTTAGCTGAAATCCTAGCAAGGAAGCCATCGTTTTTAAGTTAAGACATCATAGAGCCTATAACTTCAGTACCTCCTACTTGCTCAGCTTCCTCCAGCCATTTAGATAATATTGCTTTTAGCTTGCATGCATTTTTAAAGCTGAGCTGCAGGTTTTCGAATCGGCAGATAGTTGTTTGACTGAATTCAGAGCCGTGCACAGCTGCCAGGGCTTCCCCGACGTTGGTTTGGGTGTAGCCTGTGAAAGGGCAGGAGAGATCTGTTAGCTTGAGCTCTTCTAGAAGCATTCATTTTGGCCGGTTATCACAGAAATTGTGTCCTTCTTCATCAACTATTACATATTGCTTTAAAGTATATATCCATTGGCAATTTAGAATTGCTTAGTAAGTGCAGTGCAGAATTGCTCAGTACTCTAAAAAAGACTTcgttatttttttctagaagtcaAAATTATTCAGACAGGAACCCCTGCCATTCACAATATTTAGTGAAACTGGATAGATATTTCATAAACATGTTATGTATAAGATACTTATAAATTCTTTCTACTATTATTAAATATCTGATACATGCTCAACAATatagtttattaaatataatgcataagttataatgatataaatatttttatctcaacTGTAAGAGTATAAAATTCAACTATATTGTTAAAGGgtaccaaataaaaataagaattatgctGACTTTCcctgaaaatgtgtttattatgACAGTGGGATCACCCAataatttacatgtatttctGAGCACATTCATTTTATCATTTGGTAATGCTTCTATCTTCAGGCCGAAGCTCTGTTCAGATTgtcccaaaatatttttagagtacAGGTTAGTATCAACCATCTACACAGAATTTGAAATACAGCCATATGAATAGCAAACTGAAAATGGCTATTACAAAGATGCCCACTGCTGTGTTTATTCCATATAGTAACTGCATATTAATTCAGGGCCTAAAGCTATATACCTGTATGCATAAAACAGCTACGTACAATGCCCATCAATAAATATCATTACAAAATTTCCTGTGCTTCATGCCACAAGTGCAGATGGTGGAACTATCATTTTCAATCCATTTAAAAGATACACTACTTCATGAATTCAAGTCAAGGttaataattatagttattttatgttaaaaacacTATTGAATAGAAAGTGTGTGAACAGACAGTTCGCAGAGAATTACAAATGACTGTAAAACACATGAAATAACACTTTTCAATCTTCactcataaatttaaaatgaaaccacaagagcatgtgggtggctcagtcaggtaagcactggactcttgatttcggctcaggtcatgatctcagggtcacaagatggagccccatgtggggctctgcactggatgtggagcctgcttaagattctctgtctccctttccctctctcctaccACTTGGACgcactctctcttcccttctcaagaaaaacaaacaaaaaacaaaaacaaaaaaacccaaaaacctacTGCGGGAACCACTTTGACCTATCTGATTTGCAAAGATCCAAAAGATTAGACCATAGTTTTCCTTCAATAATTTATTCTATGTGCTGCCagtcactgttctaagtgctgtgGATAtgcttttaaggaaaaataaaaatggataaaggaaaaaCTACTGCTTTCATAAAGATTATATTCTAAGGAGTTTGCCAAGAGACACTCGTGGTGGTAAAATTTGGCATAACCTCTATATAGACCAATTTGATAACATCTATCAGAATTACAAATATACGTGCACTTTAAGAAATTgtatatattggggcacctgggtggctaagtgggttaaagcctctgccttcagctcaggtcatgatcccagtgtcctgggatcaagccccgcatggggctctctgctcagcagggagcctgcttcctcctctctctctgcctgcctccctgcctacttgtgatctctgtctgtcaaataaataaataaaatctttaaaaaaatgtgtgtatttatacagGTACAAAATGCCATCAATGGAATGAATCATTGTAGGGTGGTTTTTAACAATGTAAGATTGGAGACAACATAAATTTATCATCAGTAGGGGACTGGTTAAATAATGTATTCATGAAATGGAATTTGATAGacctatttaaaaaatctctctaaaaattaataaggaaagttctatcagataaatggttaaataaaaaaaatctgaagatatATAAGTATTTGCTTATATGTGCAAACGGTATCTCTGGAAGGATGCAAAGAAACAACATTGATAAACAGGAAAGACAAACATAAAAAATACCTTTCACTTATACCCTTTATGCCTTTGAATCATATGAATGGCTCATCTATTCAAAAAAGTTCTCACAAAATAGGGAGAAAAACAAGCACTTCAAAGTTAATCTTGAGGTaggtaaattgaaaaaaatatcaatttaaaaatctatgtatttAGGATATATAGAATTAATGaggaaataaaggattttttttgtaGGATTTTCATAATTGGACTAACTTAAATCCACAGCACAGATGTAGAATGAGAAGTATCGTGGACTTCTGAGCAGAGAATAAGAGACTGACCAGTACTATCAAGGATTTGCAGACCAAGTTGTACGCCCATTACCCTTAAGAAGTGCATACCTAACTTAATTCTTCTCACTTTAAATTCATTGGCAAACTTCTCGAGTTCTCGGATTTCTGGAGAATCCATGTCTATTGGCTCTTCAACCAATTTACTTTTCCGCCTGAGTTCCTGCTTGAAATCAGTGACTGTGGGGTCCTCTGCCAGGAGAGGCTGGTGCATGGGAGGAAAGCCATGACTCAAGGTATGGTCAGGAAACTTATAAAGACAAGGTGTTAAGCTACCtgtgaataaacaaagaaagaaagaaaagggccaTTTGTAATTATCCGCCATTTCTATACAAGCAAAAGTTTTGCACCTTAGAACCCATTATTCCCCTGCAGCCATCACGATTCTACAAGGTTAACTGATATTCAGCCGTCTGAAATGGAAGTCAGAGTAGCTTAGTATAAATGTGGTTATTTCGTTTCCACCTTCCTCAGagcagtgaaaacaaaaataatgccaAAGAGCAAATTCTCTCAGAAGTatgttttccatcattttgttttctcttaaaagaCACCTGTTCCTGTGAATCTGAGGTTCAACTGAAACCCGGATGTATGTTTTGACCTCTGTTTTAATTCATTACACAATCTGTGATGTTTATTATAATCAAGGCATATGGTTAAGCGCTATGCTGGGAAGTTTTCTTAGGATTCGAAAATGGACTTTATGATATTAAGAAACTCCATGGTTTTATCAGCCAGTGCTTAATTTCAAGGGGAAATaatcatgtctttttaaaaattgaatgaaggcaggtaaaaagaaaagtatgagaACATAAAGTACACTAATATGCTTAAATAGATTCAAGGAGTgaatagaaaaaagtaatttctaaagTTCTATTAAAAAGTCAGCATcaagatttctttaaaagtataCAATATAATGGAATCATTTCTTGgttattatttaagaaacaaaagtaagTGGCAGGAAGGGTGTAATTCTAGAGATGATGGGCATTTACCCATAAATGAAACATTACATCAGTTGATTGAGTTAAATGATAAATGACCAAAAAAGatctaattcttaaaaaaattgcttcCAGGTTTCATTCTTTACTAGAAAAGAAGAGTTTCTCAATTGGGGACATTGGCTAGAGGATAGCATAAGCCAAATttccatacattttatttctgttttcctcatcaatatatcatatttttattggTAGAGATTTCACTTTGATTTATATTAAATGACACTTGTATAACtaacacattttaatataaatagaatatttggtaattattcattttttcttatgattataaatatatatttaaactaaaaataaattgctATAGGATATAGGCAATAATCATTCTTGAAAACACTGCAAAAATTTATCAAGTTTATGCTACCTATTAATTCTCTATAAATACATTCACGAATCAAAGACATGAGTAATAATGTAgttttccagaatatataaatcttacattAATATATCAATATGTAATGACCAAAGAATAGTGTAAGTCAGCAAATTGTTGGCTTGTATTATTTATATGACAATATGTAATTATAAGGTATACCCCTTTCCAATAGACTAtattttttctggaagaaaagtaaatatacaaGTGAGGGGTTAAACAAAATAGCACAAAATAAATTCAGCTGTTGTGAAAAATATGTGGAAGAAAtcatttctgtcaaaaaaaaaaaaacatgctactTTTTACAAACCaatattattgttttactttttaaaagtcagttaatCGTCCATTTTATGCTTTAGTGGGTAGTATATTGATCAGACCAGATACCATTTTTAAGAgaagtttttgaatttttaattcattacatAGTTTAACTTTTGAAAATGGTTATTATTAATTTGGGGGTTATTTTCAGCTTTCTATTCATTTTGGATTTCTGTTAGTTGAAGTAAAAGACTAACCTACATTAAAAGAACACTGATCACATTTATTTTAGcgtttatttgatatttatctcagattttgttttcacttaGGCTTTCAGACTTGGATGTTAGATATATGAAAAATCTTTGCTTCTTTCATGATTCAAAAATACCACATGCCACTTAAGACACTTAACGATGAACTACTCTGAGAAAGAGTAAAAGCAGTGAGCAAAAATGAGGCTGctgggtttttctctttcttactgtattttttttttaatttgaagtacAGTTgccacacaatgttacattagtttcagatgtacgcCATAGTGATTGAACAACCCTCTATGTTATGCTCTGCCTGCTAGAAGTATGGCTACCATCCATCGGCAGATGATGCCATTAGAGTATCGCGGACTATGGTCCCTGGGTCCCTTTCCAACCTGTGACTTATTCAGTCCATGACTGGACGCCTATATCTCgcactccccttcacctattttgtctgtttcttcaccCACTTTCCTCTGGCCCCCGTcggtttgttctttgtatttatgggttctttgtatttatgggacccataataaaaaaataaaataaaaaataaaataaaataaaaaataaaaaaaataaaataaataataaaataaataaaataaataataaataaaaaaaaataaaaaaaacaaaaaccaaacaaggaaTATATTCCATTTCAGTCTTCATGGTTCAAGtaaaaaaagttctcattattCAGGTACATACTTTGGCCAAGCCAAGTTTAGctttatcacatttaaaaaattcatgtataaaaaataagtatcagttcaaaatatttgttttcatttgttttcctttttagatcccacatataaatgaactcatatggtatttgcctttctctgacttatttcacttcgcataataccctctaggtccatccatgttatcacaaatggccatcaagagagggggaggaggggcaaaggggagagaggaagagaatgtgaAGCAGGTTGCATACCCAGCACGGCatctgacctggggctcgatctcccaaccctgacatcatgacctgagctgaaatcaagagttggatgcttaaccgactgagccacccaggtgctccctctcattctttatttaaggctgagtaatctctctctatatatatgtgcACACTACTGTTTGACTTTTgcacatttaatgtattttaaggcACGTTAGATGACTCCTTTAACCtatgtcaaattatttttattgttcataAGTAGTTTGTTACATATCTTTTATATGAGAAGCCATAAGTTCTGAAGTTGTTAGCAATCTTGGTCactattttcaatttctcttgCTGACCATAGTCACACACCACGACAAATCTTCCATGTGATACTTTGTGCTGTATTCATTTCACATTTGTCATCTTCTTAGCCTTATATAAAAGCTagaaagaatttttcttcattcacaacttaaaatttagaaaatttaggtAAAAGGCAATAACCTCCCTCGGGTGCCACAATGAGTCAACAATATAGTTGAAACCAGAACTGAAGTCCAATGATCACTTCAATAAACCACATCAAAACAAAACCTCATTCATTTTTCCAGCAGTCTGTCCTCAGGTAAACCAGAtgactttcttttaaagacaTCTGCAGTTTAAACACATTTGGCTACATTAAACAGATTATTTcagacaaaaatattataattattaaaatcttaGAAGATAGTCACCtctatttctggaaaattatAAATGTAGTTTATACATTGTAAACACtctcgggaaaaaaaaaatcaacgtttaaaaaataaatttgaacacAAGTCCATGAGAAGAGCACAGAAGACGCCATGTTCAGTGGTTTGGTGTCCggagcaaaaaggaaaacacGATGTGtgatacatttgtatttttcattcagtGACTATATCCATAGTTATGCATACAGACATGGTTTTCCTGGAGCTAACCAGCCTTGAACAGAAATTCATGACAGTCACAAGCACAGCCAAACAAATGGCAGTGTCTATCCTGTGATCTTGTATTTGGGGGAGAGTGGAGAGTGACTATGGTATGGTAACtatggcaaaatatttttaaaacctttctaAGGCATggattattgaaaaagaaaaaaaaataagaagaagataAAAGCAGCAGGGAGTCCTGTGCAGTAGAGGTCTCGTAAACCATTTCCAAAACATTGATAAAGCAAAATTATCTGTAAGCCCCAGAGAAGCACGCAGTGAAAGAGCCTGGAAGCATTTGCACATTATTTATAGCCCAAAGTATATGTTCACATTGTGGATTAATCCACCAAAGCCGTTCTCAATGGTGTGTATATACTTCTGTGTGGCAGAAGTGGGAGAAGAGGTCAATCTTTTCAAGCAGGCCATGGGGAGGCAGAGGTGGCTGGCTCAACACTGGGGCCCTGCCCCATGTAACTGCCAACATCTCTGAGATTATGGGCCTGAAGCCTTAGAAGAACAggcagggaaagcagagggagggataCAGTAAGACACAACATCTTGCTAGAGACGTGCAAAGGAAGGTGTATTggatatttccatttatttctttttcatcacaCAAGACCATGCAAAACAAACTGTAAATgcgacttgtgatctcttctcttttgtGCATTGGTAAATCCTATCCATATACAACAGGGATCCTCTGCCTGGTGTTGTAATTTATTTGGAACAAAGCCATGCAGAGTTGTTTACACATCGCCTATGGCTGCTGAAACGAGTAGTTGAGAGATTAAGAAAACTTAGGAAAAATAACTCATGTTACTGCTACTGAACATGTTACTGCTACTTTTCTGATTCAGAGGTTAAAAAAACCCTTCAGAATCACTTCTTCCCTCAGAGTCAATACAACCAGAACAAGTTAGGGAGAAACaaaatgggagggagaggagggggaagaaagaagaaaaaggatgaggaaggagggaggaggaacgggggaggagaaagaggagaaggagaagaaagaaaataatttaagaataagaGATGGGCTCTAAA encodes the following:
- the POU1F1 gene encoding pituitary-specific positive transcription factor 1, coding for MSCQPFTSADTFIPLNSEASATLPLIMHHSATECLPVSNHATNVMSTATGLHYSVPSCHYGNQPSTYGVMAGSLTPCLYKFPDHTLSHGFPPMHQPLLAEDPTVTDFKQELRRKSKLVEEPIDMDSPEIRELEKFANEFKVRRIKLGYTQTNVGEALAAVHGSEFSQTTICRFENLQLSFKNACKLKAILSKWLEEAEQVGALYNEKVGANERKRKRRTTISIAAKDALERHFGEQNKPSSQEIMRMAEELNLEKEVVRVWFCNRRQREKRVKTSLNQSLFTISKEHLECR